In Osmerus mordax isolate fOsmMor3 chromosome 24, fOsmMor3.pri, whole genome shotgun sequence, the following are encoded in one genomic region:
- the si:dkey-178e17.3 gene encoding somatomedin-B and thrombospondin type-1 domain-containing protein, translating into MAEAGCGERESPNCCTGRNNECFEYTKRKTVCYCDTYCQKTGDCCEDYQRVCQISAAIDCVVGPWGAWSPCTAPCGGGSTERSRLVTVPPRNGGTPCPDLKQRRGCFGNNAICSSAKVRRVSVCVCESGQLLPDSFKRNFKDPWRRPHMLMKEEKASYCVFLRVKQVSVACRLSLWSAQLVRERLVCAECQSDAMTASNRCGGDGLQSSRTFWTAASVPGCHGSWVRDSSSEGCRCPPYSVLFV; encoded by the exons ATGG CTGAAGCAGGGTgcggagaaagagaaagcccAAATTGTTGTACTGGACGAAACAACGAATGTTTTGAGTACACTAAACGAAAAACGGTTTGTTACTGTGATACATACTGTCAGAAAACCGGGGACTGTTGTGAGGACTACCAGCGCGTGTGCCAGATATCCG cagccatCGACTGTGTGGTGGGCCCCTGGGGTGCCTGGTCCCCCTGCACGGCCCCCTGTGGGGGGGGCAGCACCGAGAGGAGTCGCCTGGTGACCGTTCCCCCTAGAAACGGGGGCACGCCCTGCCCCGACCTCAAACAGCGACGAGGGTGCTTCGGAAACAACGCCATCTGCAGTTCGGCAAAGGTCAgacgggtgtctgtgtgtgtgtgtgaga GTGGCCAACTGCTGCCTGACTCCTTCAAGAGGAACTTCAAGGACCCCTGGAGACGGCCTCACATGCtgatgaaggaggagaaggccag ttactgtgtgttcctgcgtgtgAAGCAGGTGAGCGTGGCGTGCAGACTGAGCCTGTGGAGCGCCCAGCtggtgagggagaggctggtgtGTGCGGAGTGTCAGAGCGACGCCATGACCGCCTCCAACCGCTGCGGAGGAGACGGCCTTCAGAGCAGCCG AACCTTCTGGACAGCTGCATCGGTCCCTGGCTGCCATGGTTCCTGGGTTCGGGACTCTTCCTCCGAGGGTTGCCGGTGCCCTCCTTACTCTGTTCTGTTCGTGTGa
- the smyd1b gene encoding histone-lysine N-methyltransferase SMYD1b → MENVQVFDSPGKGRGLKATKEMWAGDVIFSEPSFAAVVFDSLADKICHSCFRRQQTLQRCGQCKWSQYCDRTCQRAGWNEHKLECSSIKTFGKAPNENIRLAARILWRLEKEGAVVSDTQLTTLDDLENHISDMPQDDLKELKVDIHNFLDYWPRQSKQHTVDTVSHIFGVINCNGFTVSDQRGLQAVGVGLFPNLCLVNHDCWPNCTVILNHGKIELRALGKISEGEELTVSYVDYLNQTEARQRQLKQQYYFDCTCEHCTNHIKDDLKLGGKEVEGVKVPDEQVKEMTEYSLKTLEKMNKARLDGNYHEVVKLCRECLAKTEPVLAETHIYQLRMWSTISEVLAYLQYTEEAADFSRKMVEGYIKLYHPNNAALGMATMRAGVTHWQAGLIELGHGMICKAYAVLLVTHGPTHPITKDLEAMRMQTEMELRMFKTNEYVYHSMREAALKNQPMSVMNEPAGVEEGIKNLFRRKK, encoded by the exons ATGGAGAACGTGCAGGTGTTCGACTCTCCGGGGAAGGGCCGGGGCCTGAAGGCCACCAAGGAGATGTGGGCCGGAGATGTGATCTTCTCCGAGCCGAGCTTTGCCGCTGTGGTCTTTGACAG tctggcAGACAAGATCTGCCACAGCTGTTTCCGCCGGCAGCAGACCCTGCAGCGCTGTGGTCAGTGTAAGTGGTCGCAGTACTGCGACCGCACCTGCCAGCGCGCCGGCTGGAACGAACACAAGCTGGAGTGTTCCTCCATCAAGACCTTCGGCAAGGCCCCCAACGAGAACATCCg TCTGGCAGCTCGTATCCTGTGGcgcctggagaaggagggagcggTCGTGTCGGACACACAGCTGACCACCCTGGACGACCTGGAGAACCACATCTCTGACATGCCTCAGGAtgacctgaaggagctgaaggtgGACATTCACAACTTCCTGGACTACTGGCCGCGCCAAAGCAAGCAGCACACCGTCGACACCGTCTCACACATCTTTGGAGTG atTAACTGTAATGGCTTCACAGTCAGTGACCAGAGGGGTCTCCAGGCGGTGGGAGTGGGTCTGTTCCCTAACCTCTGTCTGGTCAACCACGACTGCTGGCCCAACTGCACGGTCATCCTCAACCACGGCAA gaTCGAGCTGCGTGCCCTGGGGAAGATCTCCGAGGGAGAGGAGCTGACCGTGTCCTACGTGGACTATCTGAACCAGACAGAGGCCAGGCAGAGGCAGCTGAAACAGCAGTACTACTTCGACTGCACCTGCGAACACTGCACAAACCACATCAAAGATGACCTGAAGCTGGGGGGCAAGGAGGTGGAAGGAGTCAAG GTACCTGACGAGCAGGTCAAAGAGATGACCGAGTACAGCCTGAAGACGCTGGAGAAGATGAACAAAGCACGCTTGGATGGGAACTATCACGAG gtggTGAAACTCTGCAGGGAGTGTCTGGCGAAGACGGAGCCTGTGTTGGCCGAGACCCACATCTACCAGCTGAGGATGTGGAGCACCATCAGCGAGGTCCTCGCCTATCTGCAGTACACCGAGGAGGCCGCCGACTTCTCCCGCAAGATGGTGGAGGGATACAT TAAGCTGTATCACCCCAACAACGCTGCTCTGGGCATGGCCACCATGAGGGCTGGGGTCACCCACTGGCAGGCAGGTCTTATCGAGCTGGGCCACGGCATGATCTGTAAGGCCTACGCAGTCCTGCTGGTCACCCACGGGCCCACACACCCCATCACCAAGGACCTggag GCCATGCGCATGCAGACCGAGATGGAGCTCAGGATGTTCAAGACCAACGAGTACGTCTACCACAGCATGAGGGAGGCGGCCCTCAAGAACCAGCCCATGAGCGTGATGAACGAGCCCGCGGGCGTGGAGGAGGGCATCAAGAACCTCTTCCGCCGCAAGAAGTAG